The following proteins are co-located in the Rhodococcus opacus B4 genome:
- a CDS encoding antibiotic biosynthesis monooxygenase encodes MDTEKPTEKFTGNAATVIIGQKVRAGSEEAFEAWQRDMNAAASRYPGFLGAEISAPTAVQPDWVVVYRFDSVAHVQAWINSATRQDRLDAGQPYFDGPATQQVITGGGVREADPLVTVVVTHRVRPEHVDDFLAWQDRLRLEESRFDGFRGSELFRPVEGVQDEWTALYRYDNAADLDAWLTSAKRQELLAEGEKFHDFELRTIDNSFGSWFAFDENGREAPPPSETKTSIAVWVGLYPTVVILTLALSPLKMPLWLGLLVGNLLSSFIMSFVTMPYYVNRLLGHWLRPAPGVPESKTNLRGLAVVSGAMVFWVVVFYLVTTQFWTLP; translated from the coding sequence ATGGACACCGAGAAACCCACCGAGAAGTTCACCGGCAACGCCGCGACGGTCATCATCGGCCAGAAGGTGCGTGCCGGGTCCGAGGAGGCCTTCGAGGCCTGGCAGCGGGACATGAACGCGGCCGCGTCCCGTTACCCCGGATTTCTGGGCGCCGAGATCTCCGCACCCACAGCCGTGCAACCCGACTGGGTGGTGGTCTACCGCTTCGACTCCGTCGCCCACGTGCAGGCGTGGATCAACAGCGCCACCCGGCAGGACCGCCTCGACGCCGGACAGCCGTACTTCGACGGCCCCGCCACCCAGCAGGTCATCACCGGTGGCGGCGTGCGGGAGGCGGATCCGCTCGTGACGGTCGTCGTGACGCACCGTGTCCGCCCGGAACACGTCGACGACTTCCTCGCGTGGCAGGACCGACTGCGACTGGAGGAGAGCAGGTTCGACGGCTTCCGCGGGAGCGAACTGTTCCGCCCCGTCGAAGGTGTCCAGGACGAGTGGACCGCGCTGTACCGCTACGACAACGCCGCCGACCTCGACGCGTGGCTCACCTCCGCGAAACGTCAGGAGTTGCTCGCGGAGGGGGAGAAGTTCCACGACTTCGAATTGCGCACCATCGACAACTCCTTCGGCAGCTGGTTCGCGTTCGACGAGAACGGCCGCGAGGCGCCGCCGCCGTCCGAGACCAAGACGTCGATCGCGGTGTGGGTCGGCCTCTATCCGACGGTCGTGATCCTCACCCTCGCGCTGTCGCCGCTGAAGATGCCGCTGTGGCTCGGTCTGCTCGTCGGAAACCTGCTGTCCAGCTTCATCATGAGCTTCGTGACGATGCCCTACTACGTGAACAGGCTGCTGGGGCACTGGCTACGGCCGGCCCCGGGCGTTCCCGAATCGAAGACGAACCTTCGAGGGCTCGCGGTCGTCTCCGGGGCTATGGTGTTCTGGGTCGTCGTCTTCTATTTGGTGACCACCCAGTTCTGGACCCTGCCCTGA
- a CDS encoding SRPBCC family protein yields the protein MSASEIRVSRKIDAPASAVWNVLTDLDNAESVLSGVEKLERLDSTKYEVGTRWRETRVLFGKSSSEEMWVAEIDPEKRTVVKASSRGADYTTVFTLTPAGDGTTLTFHFSAEASGMGAISRVLMKVFGSFALKATTKMIRQDLDDIAAAAEKRTG from the coding sequence ATGTCAGCCTCGGAAATCCGAGTGAGCCGAAAGATCGACGCGCCCGCGAGCGCGGTGTGGAATGTCCTCACCGACCTGGACAACGCCGAGTCGGTTCTGAGCGGCGTGGAGAAGCTCGAGCGACTGGACTCGACGAAATACGAGGTCGGCACGCGGTGGCGTGAGACCCGGGTGCTGTTCGGCAAGTCGTCGTCCGAGGAGATGTGGGTCGCGGAGATCGATCCGGAGAAGCGCACGGTGGTGAAGGCCTCGTCCCGCGGCGCCGACTACACGACGGTGTTCACCCTGACGCCCGCCGGCGACGGCACCACCCTGACGTTTCACTTCTCGGCGGAAGCATCCGGCATGGGTGCGATTTCGCGGGTCCTGATGAAGGTGTTCGGCTCGTTCGCGCTGAAGGCCACCACCAAGATGATCCGGCAGGATCTCGACGACATCGCGGCCGCCGCCGAGAAGCGGACCGGCTGA